A genomic region of Alicyclobacillus sp. SO9 contains the following coding sequences:
- a CDS encoding citrate/2-methylcitrate synthase — MEKAVELVIAESLGLPLDLIHDDLKYQDIRAWDSLAHVSLILRLEDEYNVVVSDDDMEHLSSVREIKTFISERLNRESDGVESKTSTKHLEIKRGLTGVAFDRTEITHIDGKNGVLLYRGYSVNELVRNSKFEETAYLLIYGKLPDEAERLAFDQKLRDYRTLSQHEIDFIYSLRRLPPLVVLRTVISANYKPEYLSKSETINVYREIGIKLISQIPTIIATHHAFVLGRDLMNPCSNLSHVDNFLYMLSGKIPTELVSQIFEKDLIIHMDHSSNASTFGARIAIGAQSDIYSAVTAAISIFFGKVHGGAIEEVLKMIDEIGTPDNVEHYVKQRLQDNLPIMGFGHRVYKVKDPRAALLRDFATELCLGSSKGQQLLQIVKNIEVAMQRYSQHGVHPNVDLYSGIIYDGIGFSRDLSIPIFVSGRIVGWVAQVLEQLNNNILIRPLLHYVGPAKLHYPIPVINATEKELKEDKSEFQSNLF; from the coding sequence ATGGAAAAAGCGGTTGAACTCGTTATAGCTGAATCACTCGGACTACCTCTTGACCTAATTCATGATGATCTCAAGTATCAGGATATTCGTGCCTGGGATTCACTGGCACATGTCTCTTTAATATTACGTCTCGAGGACGAGTACAATGTTGTCGTATCTGATGATGATATGGAACATTTAAGCTCTGTGAGGGAGATAAAGACATTTATTAGCGAGAGGCTTAACCGAGAATCTGACGGAGTAGAGTCCAAGACTTCAACAAAGCATCTGGAGATCAAAAGGGGTCTAACTGGCGTTGCGTTTGATAGAACTGAAATCACACATATTGACGGAAAAAATGGTGTTCTCCTGTATCGTGGGTATTCGGTCAATGAACTCGTGAGAAACAGTAAATTTGAAGAAACGGCATATTTACTCATATACGGGAAACTGCCTGATGAAGCTGAGCGTCTTGCTTTTGACCAGAAACTTCGTGACTATAGGACTCTTTCACAACATGAAATTGACTTCATTTATTCCTTGAGACGTTTACCGCCTCTCGTCGTCCTTCGAACAGTAATCTCAGCTAATTATAAACCTGAATATTTAAGTAAATCCGAAACGATAAATGTTTACAGAGAGATTGGCATTAAGCTGATATCACAAATTCCTACAATAATTGCTACCCATCATGCATTCGTGTTAGGTAGAGACTTAATGAATCCTTGTTCCAATTTGTCTCATGTAGACAACTTCCTCTACATGTTGAGTGGCAAAATACCAACTGAACTTGTGTCGCAGATATTTGAAAAAGATTTAATTATCCATATGGATCATAGTTCAAATGCCTCTACTTTTGGAGCCCGAATAGCCATAGGGGCACAAAGCGACATCTATTCAGCAGTCACGGCTGCCATTTCTATTTTCTTTGGAAAGGTTCATGGGGGAGCAATTGAAGAAGTTCTCAAGATGATTGATGAAATTGGAACTCCGGATAACGTAGAACATTATGTAAAACAGAGACTTCAAGACAACTTGCCGATAATGGGGTTTGGGCATCGAGTATATAAGGTTAAAGATCCCCGAGCTGCCTTGCTGAGAGATTTCGCCACAGAATTATGTTTGGGATCTTCAAAGGGCCAGCAGTTGTTGCAAATAGTAAAAAACATAGAAGTAGCTATGCAGAGATATTCGCAGCATGGGGTTCATCCTAATGTCGATTTATATTCTGGCATTATTTACGACGGTATAGGATTCTCGCGCGACTTATCTATTCCTATATTTGTATCTGGTAGAATCGTGGGCTGGGTGGCACAGGTATTGGAGCAACTCAACAACAATATTCTGATACGGCCGCTGTTACACTATGTTGGTCCAGCAAAATTACACTATCCGATCCCAGTAATTAATGCTACGGAAAAAGAGTTGAAGGAGGATAAAAGTGAATTTCAATCCAATCTATTCTGA
- a CDS encoding aminotransferase class V-fold PLP-dependent enzyme, with the protein MNFNPIYSELGVRTIIHAGGTKTTHGGSRVHPSVFDAMKIASESFVDIVELNRKIGEYIAEITGAEAGMITSGAASGVVLSIAACMTGTDISKIRQLPKSDGMKNEVVIQRIHRGGYSHMYTFTGATIVDVGDVNDCLPEELAHAITSQTAAIAYLIGPRVSRTGLTLPEVVAIAHDRGVPVIVDAAAMLPPKSNLQRYVEEGADLIVFSGGKLIGGPQNTGIMFGRRDLIEAALANTSPNHAIGRPHKVSKEDMVGLYAALQIYINSDESERIEHYKSLLEPIYKSLKDIDKINVTIQHDDHNHHVPTLVIEFSTTWNGRSPYQIKEGLLSGDPGIFVQYFKDIGHLVVNPINVQDDEQYIIADKLREQLLH; encoded by the coding sequence GTGAATTTCAATCCAATCTATTCTGAATTGGGCGTTCGTACAATAATTCATGCAGGCGGTACCAAAACGACACACGGCGGTTCAAGAGTACATCCAAGTGTATTTGATGCCATGAAAATCGCTTCAGAGTCATTTGTCGATATAGTAGAATTAAACCGCAAAATTGGGGAATACATAGCTGAGATCACAGGCGCCGAAGCCGGGATGATTACGAGTGGCGCAGCCAGTGGTGTCGTACTCTCTATCGCTGCCTGCATGACCGGAACCGATATTTCTAAAATTCGCCAATTACCTAAGTCGGATGGAATGAAGAATGAAGTCGTGATCCAGAGAATTCATCGAGGTGGCTATAGCCATATGTACACCTTCACAGGCGCAACGATAGTGGATGTGGGGGACGTAAATGACTGTTTACCAGAAGAGTTAGCTCATGCAATAACTAGTCAGACCGCTGCCATTGCTTACCTCATAGGCCCCAGGGTCTCACGCACTGGCCTGACATTGCCGGAGGTGGTTGCAATTGCTCATGACCGCGGCGTTCCTGTAATAGTAGATGCCGCAGCAATGTTGCCTCCTAAAAGCAATCTTCAGAGATATGTGGAAGAGGGCGCAGACCTCATAGTCTTCAGTGGTGGAAAGTTAATAGGTGGACCACAGAACACTGGGATAATGTTTGGACGTCGGGATCTCATTGAAGCTGCATTGGCTAATACGAGTCCCAATCATGCAATTGGCCGTCCACATAAGGTGTCCAAAGAGGATATGGTTGGTCTATATGCAGCATTGCAAATCTATATAAATTCAGATGAATCTGAACGAATTGAACACTATAAAAGCCTTCTTGAGCCGATTTACAAATCATTGAAAGATATTGACAAGATTAATGTGACTATTCAACATGACGACCATAATCATCACGTTCCAACTTTAGTTATTGAATTCTCCACAACTTGGAATGGTAGGTCGCCATATCAAATTAAAGAAGGGCTGTTATCGGGGGACCCAGGTATATTTGTTCAATATTTCAAAGACATTGGTCACTTGGTTGTAAATCCCATAAATGTTCAGGATGATGAACAATACATTATAGCCGATAAATTAAGAGAACAACTGCTGCATTAG